A window of Anaerolineales bacterium contains these coding sequences:
- a CDS encoding MTH938/NDUFAF3 family protein: VSFHTPPVGQNAIRQHDHVPIIGMTIDDYLAETYALEDLQQALADRLELLVIGTGLFGRMSVPGNVRAKVEAGGLEMRVLATREACDLYNHMREQKRSAAALHITC; encoded by the coding sequence GAGTGTCCTTCCACACGCCACCAGTTGGGCAAAACGCGATCCGGCAGCACGATCACGTCCCGATTATAGGCATGACCATCGATGATTATCTTGCCGAAACGTATGCTCTCGAGGATCTGCAGCAAGCGCTGGCAGATCGGCTTGAATTGTTGGTGATCGGAACGGGGTTATTCGGCCGCATGAGCGTACCTGGGAACGTACGGGCTAAAGTGGAAGCCGGGGGACTCGAAATGCGCGTACTCGCCACACGAGAGGCGTGCGACCTCTATAACCATATGCGCGAGCAAAAACGCAGCGCGGCCGCGCTGCATATTACTTGTTAG
- a CDS encoding ribonuclease Z, whose amino-acid sequence MFEITFLGTSASAPSVHRGLTAQVVSYRDYRFLIDCGEGTQRQILRSGIGFRRLNRVLITHGHLDHILGLGGLLSTFSRWETLEHLEIWAGAWAIERIEDLIFGVVLRGTRPSIEIEMIPIEPGILLEDDNFRLSAFPVSHRGPDCFGYLFEETPRRPFLPERAEELGIPPGPLRKELVSGTSIALPDGRTIHPDDVLGPARRGTRLVHVGDCGKIDNLLEVCQEADALVIEATYLEYEKEMAKKFGHLTAAQAASLAKRAGVGHLYLTHISRRYREKDIADEASAVFPDATVARDFDTFSVRRREKDND is encoded by the coding sequence TTGTTTGAAATCACCTTTTTGGGCACCTCCGCCTCCGCCCCTTCCGTTCATCGGGGGTTGACCGCGCAGGTCGTAAGCTACCGCGATTACCGTTTCCTGATCGACTGCGGCGAAGGCACACAGCGCCAGATTCTTCGATCGGGAATCGGCTTTCGGCGTTTAAACCGTGTCTTGATCACCCACGGTCATCTGGATCACATTCTTGGCCTGGGCGGCTTGTTGTCCACCTTTTCTCGGTGGGAAACCCTCGAGCATCTGGAGATTTGGGCGGGGGCCTGGGCAATCGAGCGGATCGAAGATCTCATTTTCGGTGTGGTGCTGCGCGGCACGCGACCTTCAATCGAAATCGAGATGATCCCCATCGAACCCGGGATCCTTCTCGAAGACGATAACTTCAGACTCTCGGCGTTTCCCGTTTCGCATCGCGGTCCGGATTGCTTTGGTTATCTGTTCGAAGAAACCCCGCGGCGGCCCTTTCTGCCGGAGCGGGCGGAAGAGTTGGGGATTCCTCCCGGGCCCCTGCGCAAGGAGCTGGTCAGCGGAACATCGATAGCCCTGCCGGATGGCCGAACGATACATCCGGATGATGTACTCGGACCCGCACGCCGAGGAACGCGTCTGGTCCACGTGGGAGACTGCGGCAAAATCGACAACCTGCTCGAGGTCTGCCAGGAGGCAGACGCCTTGGTTATCGAGGCGACCTACCTCGAGTATGAAAAGGAGATGGCGAAGAAGTTCGGTCATCTCACGGCAGCGCAAGCCGCCTCGCTGGCCAAGCGCGCCGGCGTGGGGCACCTGTACCTCACCCACATCTCGCGCCGCTATCGCGAGAAGGACATCGCCGACGAGGCGAGCGCAGTGTTTCCGGACGCCACTGTCGCGAGGGACTTCGACACTTTTTCCGTCCGCAGGCGGGAGAAAGATAATGACTGA